GGCTTTTGCATTACGGTGTAATGAAAACAGCATTTTAGTATTCATATTTTTGCACAGGTACACATCTTACAGTCTCTCTAACCCAGCCTCTGACATTTGGTGTAAAATACTTTGTGCATTTTCCAGCCATGAAAGAGTCACCTTCAGTTTGATGTGACCTCCTGCAAAAAGGCTCATGCCAGACCGAAGTAAGATCGATAATAAAATTGGCCAACTGTCTTAAAAAGAGAATGTCCACATTTAGTGTCCAACACTGTCAACAGCAGGTCAGCCAGTGTTTTGTACAACACTTAATTTTGCACACTTGCATTGATGAAAAATTCCTCCTACAGAGCTCTATCCCAAATCAGCTGAATGCAAGAACAGGATTCAAGTCTTTACCGCTTTGTGCTGCAAAAACTGTTGGCTTTGGTAAGTAATTCTGTTTGAGGGGTTTGATTCTTTCCTCAATGTAAAAAGGATGTGTGTGTAAATGCCCTTTGCATTCTGCTCTCACACTCTGCCCATCACCAAACAACCTGAGATTAACATTTGATAACTAACAATCTCCCTCTTTTGTCCTTCTTAAGTGTGTGGCTATTGGGCTaatttgttatttttttattattatcattattttactcccttacccccccccaattgtacttggctaaataccccacttttccaagccgtcctggtcactgctccaccccctctgccgatccggggagggctgcagactaccacatgcctcctccgatacatgtggagtcaccagccgcttcttttcacctgacagtgaggcgtttcaccagggggacgtagcgcgtggaaggatcacgccattccacccagttccccctctccccagaacaatgccccaaccgaccagagaacgtgctagtgcagcaaccagaacacacacccatatctgcttcccaccagcagacatgaccatttttttctgtagggacgcccgaccaagccggaggtaacacggggattctaaccaccgagccccgtgttggtaggcaacggattagaccgccatgccacctggacaccctagtTACTCTTTAATTTCAAAGTGAAGCTCATTTGCCACATAACTCATAGATGGCCAGTGGAAGTTGTAAATAAATAGCTGACAAGTTGGCCTGTGCACATCATGAACTTACATACAGCTTGTCCCTATTtagaaaagaatgaaagaaagccactttattttttcattgtatttttacaattaagttttttttctctGCATCTAACTCATCCTACTGCATAGGAGCAGTTGCACAGGAGTTATTGCTAACATTTATTCAAATGCCATTGGAATAGTTTTGCTCAAAACTAGCAGTCCTTTAAGACCTTTTCTAAAATATCCACCTCTAATACTTGATTGGCCAGTAATTGTGTTTGGATTCTGGCTCCCGGAACATAGAGCGCTAATGTTCCTGTACACAATACACTATGAACATAAACTGTGAACAGACATGAAAGAAAGCAGAGAGGAAGGGAGGATCAGGAGTTGCATACTTGACCTTTTTATCATTTTCGGAGGTGGGGCTGAGAATGGTGAGCTCAGGGCGGCTGGGTTTGGGTTTGGGAGATTCACAAGAGTTGAAGAAGGACTGAATGAAAGGCTCCAGATGCTGCCCTTTCTAAagacagggggggaaaaaacaaaaacaaattgggAAATGTTTATGTTATTGTATAAGCATGATATGTTGAAAGTTTGACATTTTCAGGACTTTTTTACGAGTACAGAAGTACAGAAACTTGAAGACTGAAACTGCAGTGCTATGGAAAACATTCTTATCATGTTTATCATGAAAACATTGGAAACAGGAAGGGTGAGAACCCCCCAAcacattctcactcactcacacacacacacacacacacacacacacacacacacacacacacacacacacacacacacacacacacacacacacacacacacacacacacacacacacacacacacacacacacaacttgcctCTTTTATCAGTTTGCTGGGCACTGACTTAATGATTTTCCCTGTGAAGCAAAAAGCATTTCATCATGGTGATGTATGTTCTGTCACATCAGGCCATGTTTGGGGTGCAAAAAGCTTTTATAGCAACCCAAGGTCACCCCAGTCAAATATTTTCAAAGGTGTGTTGATATAGTTTTGGCATCTGTGGTGCTTGTCCCCCCAAAAACTGCTCCTATTTATGTATAATACAGGTcttgggagatttttttttaattccttttggcCAGTTTCTTCCCCCATACTGTACCGAGGTTGACATCAGGTAACAtcttgtcatggaactgagacTCCATGCTGTGAGGAGACAGGAAGTCAGCCAGTAGCTGGCTGTTGCTGAGCTCGGGGTGCTGCAGAAGTTTCTGTGAGGGTGAGAAATACAAAAGCGGAATTGTAGATTTTTGCAGCTCTCTAGCTGGAACATCGTAGCTGGGCTGGTGTATAGTGAGCTCAGTGTATTTGGAGATTTTCAGCAGTGCTGGGGACGAATTTAAATCTATTTCATTCAACAATGCACATGATCAACTTCTCATGTGCCATTCATTAAACTTCAGCGAATTCTGTTTAAAATGGCTGGGTAGAATAAATGGACTCTGACAGAATAAATGTGTATAAAGGTTAGAGAGAAAAAAATTCTTCTCCATTTTGGATGCTCTGTACTTGAATTAGAGATGAATTAATTAGAACTAGGCTTTCAAAGGGCTTCAGTACAATAATAAAGACACTGTTTGTTGCATAGAGCTTACATTACTGAAATAGTTTTCCATTTCCGCAACCTTTTTCACTCCCATGCAGAGCAGAAATGAGATTGATATCATTCATGTCTCATCAAGTTAGAAATGATTTCATTTCGGTCTCAGAGAGACAGAAGCCATATCTGTAAGTTCAACTTGTCCTCAAATTTTTGTACGTCGGATATAAAATAGAAACAGTGTAAGGCTTCCTATCTGATTCTATGTTCTTTGCATGCGCACACATAGATCAATGTGCAACATGCCTGTCAAATAAAATCTTACAGAAAGTGAACGAAGAGTGCATTCTCCTTGTTACAAGCTCTACCTGAAGGTATTCCTGGAACTCCTCCCGTTTGGATGTGAGGAACTCATAATTCTTTGGACCAATGATTCTCTTGGAAGGCAACTGCGCATCTGGAAAAGAGCCTATGGACAAGGTAACATTTTCAGATCAGgagtagaggagtgcactcagatctccgccaggcatacatatctcccccttctccagtgttcggacttggcgacaaacctttttttcgcctaccggcagaagggaaacacacacacacacacacacacaaagaaaaaaacagtgtttttccttcCATTATAAGACTTGCACAGCGTCCAAGTCGACTGCATGGGAAAcatgggaaaaaaagtttttaacatgcagcactcaagctaaaaaaaatctactgaatgaaagtgttttgcctgtcagtctgtggatgtgcagcctcctaggcggctcctcgcacgaaagcgaccaagtctgacatgaaatgacagagatcagacttagactgctttcatTGTCATTTCCGCATATGCAGGTCTCATATAGTATATGGGGAACGAGATTGCATTTCACACGGAcaacagtgccacataaaaacaaataatgcgcaatattaaaaacaaaaagtacgTCACAAACCTAAACATCATAaggacacctgacacggacagtgagtttCTGGCAGCGATAGTTGTGCAGGTAGGTGTGTTGTTTAGgccatcataatttcaaagcccttattaaaagatgcCAAATGCGTTTGTAAACATCGcgattttcatgatataaaatgaatgaaggtgagtGGCTAGTCTGCTGATTGATTTTCATTCATTTACCTACCATGAAACTCAGTGAGCTTCGATTCAAGGACGTAGAACTCCAGGTATCTTCTGTAAACAGACCAGTGCTCAGTCTCATGTCCAACTGCACACAAACAACAACGAGGGCTTATTTTTCATTTTCTATAAATTTAGTTGAACAGTAAATTGCACATTATCAAAACCTTCCTCTGAATACGAGTTAAACACAGTATTGCTGTCCAAGAAGAGTTTCTTTtttggggattccccccccccccattgtacctgtccagttaccgtcccagtcactgctccaccccctctgctgatctgaggagggctgtagactaccacaggcctcctccgatacatgtggagtcaccagctgcttcttttcacctgacattgaggaatttcaccagggggacgtagcgtgctggaggatcatgctattccccctaattccccctccccccggaacaggcaccccggccgaccagaggaggcactagtacagtgaccaggacacatacccacatccagctttccacccgcagacacagccaactgtgtctgtagggacgcccgaccaagctggaggcaacacggggattcaaaccagcgatccccgtgttggtaggcaacagaatagactgccacaccaccccggATGCCCCAAGAAGAGTTTCTAATGTTAAATAGTGCAATAGATCATTCAGATAATTTGTACTGCAAAGCACAATGACTGAAAGCAGAAGAGAAACCAGCCTCACCTGCTTTTCTGTCGTTGCGCTCCACATCGATGCAGAAAACAGGTATTCTCTCCCGCTTCACATCATCATCATAGAAGTCAATGTAAGGGATGGTGATGTTCCAAGCAGACAGGTTGCGGGGTGTACTCGGGGTAGACGCCGCCTCCACAGGAGAGTCATCTTCCAGCACCATCATGGCCTCCTCCACCTCGGACAAAGAAGGAACGCAGGGCAATAGAGGGAAACAGACGGCCGGATAGAGATCAAgagagaagtaaagacagaaacacagatgAACATTATCACGGTGGTAAGTTTATAACCTCTTCACCAACTTTCAAAAACTGCTAATGAACTGACACTTCCTGTAGTAACAGGTTTGAACCTCAACTCTGGTAACGTGACCAGCACTAGAATTACAAGTCTTTTTGCATGCTCCACAAATCAGACCAGCAAAACTGTTCTGCATCAGTCATCTCTGTCTTTGCACTTTTACTTGCTGAACTTTCACTCACACCAAAGACTTTATCAAGGATCCAGAAGGAAATGAACCGCAAAAAAGGCCCTCTGAGACAAAGCGACAATAAGAATTTTATTAGAATCggttttatttggccaagtatgtgtaggccGTATGGCATATGGCATAATGATGGCATAAACAAAGGAAGTCTGTTTAGATTTATTTCCATGACAGGCAATTAAAGAAGTTACTAGCGGACATCCAGCTGTCATCTGGGCTGGCCGTGGTACATGTGATTCCAAAATCATGCCACCACTGCAATGACAGCTGACAGAACGATCAGAAAAACGTTTGGTAACTGGCCAATAGGTTGTTAtgctgaggggagggggggggatcaggAAGAGAAAAATAAAACAGACACAGTGTCATAAGGGGGATTTAGTCTGCCAATGCAAAATAAATATTCAATAATTTCATGAGTCAACGTTGTTTTTTAACAGCAAGTGTTATCCTGTTAGCGAATGGTGAATCAGTTGGTAACAGAGGTAGTACGTCATTCCTCAGCTTGAGAACAGTACAGGGATTTGAGACATGAACAACTCTCAAAGCTGGAAAGTGGGAAACTGTGGCTGAAATTTTTGATGTAAAAATGCAAATTCTGTTCCTGCTACATAGCAAAATGAGAGACTTATTTGAAATACTGAACATCACGGTGGCTTTGTTTTACCTTACTCAGCATTGCCCCCATGTGGTAATTAAAGGCAATCATCACTTCCCTCGGCCCTTTGATCCTTGGGCAGACGTGGCATTGGGGGCTAAACGTATGCAGGTTTTTCAGTCCAAACAattactacaccagctgatttcacttgtTAGTCCTCCTGCTCTCTATTCTGAGGTTTACTAATTATGGAAATCAGTTGGTGAAGTATTTAtctggaatgaaaacctacatTCAAATGTCCTTTCATGGCAGAGTTGGCCATCGTTGCCCAACACTGCTCTTACTGGTGTATGAGCAATGTTTCTCCACAAGGTGACAGTGATTTATAGCAGAATTGACAACGTACTACTTAAAACTTGACATAGATGTTATGTGAATCAGTTTTGCACGAGTTAGATCAATGCAGATAGATGGCAATGATATCACTGCTGGCCTCCGAGCTGTATCATGTGCACGTTGCCTAATCGCCAACATGCTAACTCTCAAAGCATACCTGCACTCGCAGTCTTTTCCTGTGGGTCAGAGTCCTCCTTTAGAATTCATGTAGACTATTATGATATTCTGGATTGACAGAGGTCCTCTATGTGGTTACAGGTCATTCTCACCATATCATCCTCCCCCTCTACTAGTCCATAGGATGGTAGCATGGCTCCCTCCATGGTGGTGCTCTTGAACACTCCTTTTATCTTACTGCCGATGCGACTGATGCCGAAGGACTCCCCCCGTTTGGATGTGTTCCTGCAGGCCACAGAGAGAAGGTATCTGACCACGTGTGACCGAGCAAGTGTATGGCCTCAGTGCAACGCATGCAGCAGAGAAGAAGGATCCAAGGAGCCAGGAAAAGGAAGGAaggggagtgagggagagaggaagggtaCTGCAGCCAGGTGTATTATAGGTATTATAAGGATGCATGGAGGGGGGAAAGAGCAGAGGTAAGCCACACTTGAGCCAAAACATCACTTCACAGCCATCTCACAGAGAAATGCCTGGATTTCTTTGCATAACATAGCAGGTTAAAAAGCACACAGTGAGCAGTGAGTGTAGGAGTGGTTATTGAGATGTTTACTTTTAAGGGCGATGGTGGAACATTTGAAACTTAATTTTTAGTGATCACACATGTGGTTAGGGTTAGCTATTGGTTGTTTGCATGTGTTGAGAAACCAGAACAGGCAAAGGCACACAATACCAGAGGTGTTCAGCATGACTGCCTATCAGATTGAGAGAAATAAGCTTCCTGTTCAAATCAGGGTACATGACGATATAGTGGAACACAAGACATGAAATCTTATTTGGAAGCTTAACAACTCAGAGTCACTGTAACACAAagatatatggtgtgtgtgtgtgtgtgtgtgtgtgtgtgtgtgtgtgtgtgtgtgtgtgtgtgtgtgtgtgtgtgtgtgtgtgtgtgtgtgtgtgtgtgaaataaatGAATTTCTGTTTGGCGATGTAAAGAAtgacatcaaaccaaaactagttttcaaacatTAAACCCTCAAATATTTCGaaactcattttgtgagaaactcAAGGTGACAGATTGACTTTATCTTTAATTTAGACAATAAAATTGTGTATCATGATGTAACAATAAatgaatttcatcccaatacaataccattgaaaaaggataaaaaaattatactgaattattgcccagccctaactaTAAAACAGAGTTGGAGGAAGAACAAATGGCAAATAAAGATAAATAACATCCCATGCATAAGTCCCATCATGCTGGGTAACAGGTTAGGACTTAGGTCATATGAGGAGACAGCATGGCATGACTTCACACTAGGTGAGCTGGAACAAACACATGGACCTGACTTACTTTGGTGAGGAGTGGCGGTGGGTTAGCGAGCCATATGGGGAGGTTGTGAACGTGGACTGGACATGGAAGGAGTTAAAGGATGCAGGTGAAGAGCTGCCAGAGGCGGTGAACAGGGAGGACGGTGACTCGGGGCTCCAGTCCCAGGAACTATAAGCAGGACATTGTCATGTCCCCAGAGGCCGAGGAGGGAGAGGGTGGTGTATAATATCAGGGCAGGCAATGCGGCCGTGAGAGGATCACGAGTGTGGACAACAGTCAGAGACAAAGCACAGTCCATGGTGGTGATATGTGGATTGAATGACGGCGGGACAAACAGGCAGAATGGAAAGGAGTTGGTGAATAACAGGCATGGAGTGAGCTAGCCCATAAGGCTACAGGCTGGTCGATGTTTTTGCATGGGGTATCACTGAGAGAACCACTCTTCTCCCTAATCTAAATGGTTTAATTTATGCTCCCATAAATTCACCCACATAATCTCATGTTCGCTGCCTTTGACCCTGATAAAATCCATCTGACACTCAACCTACAGAACCCTTTTATGTTCTCATCAGATAACCTTGAGAACACAAAGGCATATTTTTCTAATTTCTAAAAGCGAGAAAATTTAATTTAAAAGCATCCTCACGAATGAAAAACCAAGACAAAAATTGCACGCTGACAAAATAGATCCGGTTAGTGTCTTCACTCTTACTTCAAGGTTATTGACAAATTGTTCTTATAAGCTCAAGCCCATCTAGCTTTCAAAGCAGTCTAGATGGGCTCGAGCTTATAAGAATGATTTGTAAACCAAATGTTTAGCAGCAGAATGTTGTCATCTTTAACAGTGCAAACACAGAAATGAGCGTCTAGCTGGGAGTTACACATTCGTTAAACGGGCGGTAAATCATTCTCTGCAAACCAGTGTCAGGCAGAAATAATGTATGTTTTGTCTTGTTGCAGCAACAGTGAAGAGCCAGCTACTGTTCTCATCCCCACGCTGATGCCATATACTCACCGAATGTCATCCAAACTGAGGCTATTTCTGGAACAATATGCACAAGGAGTTAGTGGCAGGGCCCAGTGCCACATATACCCCACACCCCATGATAACACATAAAGCAAATAACACCCGAGCTGGGATCAATTCACTTTCAATTCATTGAGAAAACCTATTACACTTGCTAAATTATTTCCGATTTCTTTTAGCAATTTGTAaatgacaacttttttttttcttgttagtAACTGATTTGCTTTTGAACTTAACTCAAAACTGAAGTGAAAGTGAACTATAGATTTGAGGCAGTGGGCGCGTACTATATTCAAAGCTAAAATTGCAGTGGCCATTTTAGGATACAGAGACTTGTGTAAAAAACAAAGCAGGCCAAATAAAAATTATCAGTGAACTTTGGAAAAGCACAGAGGAGCTTGAATGTTTGGGTGGTTCTAAACATCACAACTGGTTTCCTTCTACAAAATAAAAGCTTTTGCAAACCTTTCGTTACTTCTGTAACCTTGAAAGAGGCAAGATTCGTCTGTGCCTTCAGTTAGAAAATAAATAATTCATCATCACCGGTGAAATTAAAAGAAACATTTTCTTCCATAAGGTGGAtagaaagaaacacacacacacacacacacacacacacacacacacacacacacacacacacacacacattaaagcaACTTACCTGCTCATTTTGGAGTTCCTGGCAGGGGACTCAGCTCCTCTAAGAAGCTGGCGGAAGTACTGGAGAAAGACGCGGGAAGAGAAAAACATTCACATTCAGTATTAAATTATCTTTCCCGTCAAAACTCTGCAATTCAGACTAGTATATTACCAATATTATATATCAGCATCATGCAGAATTGGTACATTTGGTATAGAGTGACCTCATATCATTGCACCACTAATTACAATATAACTGTGCCATTTAAGATGGGGACAAGAGTCGTGATTGAATACACATTTCATTTTGAAACATACACCAAAGGCTTAGGACAGCCATGTTTATTATGAATCAAATGTGAGCCGGGCCACCACCCTCAGCTAGCACTCCATAGTAACAATGCTATCCTGAGTATCACTACTTTCCAGAGGCACTATTCATGCAGAGCAGTGGCTTGCAGCGCACAATAGTTGTTCATCAGGCTGCCCAGTCGTATTCACTGAGGGAGCCTGTGAGGGGTGAAACGCGGTTTGTCAGCTGGCATGAAGCCAATGTGAGCCCATTGGTCAGCGACGGGCCCAGTATTGATGACATGGTCGGTAGTGGTTGGCGGCAGGAACATCGGAAGAGAATGGAGCATGAGCGATGCCGCATCTCAAATCAACCCTGAGGCAGACTTCTGCCATGTACAGACCTGTTACATTTACAGACACTGGATTATCGGGAATCAAATCTCAAAATTGGGAATCTAATGATCATATCAGGGAAAATGCTATAACCCAGAAAATCCTGATGTTCTGAAAAaaagtattttctttttttgatacCTTTTTCACCTGCACTTAATTTAAATATTTAATAATACGTTCTATGTTctagaaattcacaaaaaaaattaATTCATTTTATTTTGCGTTTATAGGAacaattttctttcttttcctgaCAAATGCAATGGTTCTTTAGTAATGTCACCCTTCACTTGTGGGCACACAAAAACagaaatgacaaatgaattggGAGTGAGATTGAGAGAAGATACATGATCTACCACCAAACTGAGACAAGCTAACAGCATTATTGTTGTCCAAAGTCTTCTTTAAAAAAATGCctggtcattattattattattttttcttttttgtggaattttccccctttttctccccaaatgcatCCGGCCAGTtatcccacttttccgagccatcccggttgctgctccatcccctctgctgatccggggagggctgcagactaccgcatgcctcctccgatacatgtggattcgccagccgcttcttttcacctgacagtgaggagtttcaccagggggacctagcgcgactagcatgtgggaggatcatgttattcccccccagttccccctcccccctgaacaggcgccccagctgaccaaaggaggcgctagtgcagaaaccaggacacatacccacatctggcttcccattcgcagacacagccaattgtgtctgtagggacgcccaaccaagacagtggtaacacagagattcgaatgagcgatccgtgtgttggtaggcaacggaacagaccgccacgttacccggacgcccccatgccTTGTCATTATTATCTGTTAATCAGATCAAACTCCTCCCCGCACCAACCCCCCCTGACCATTTTGTTTCAATCAGATACACATCGAATCATAGAAGCTTGCTCAAAATGctgtttcatgggacctttagtGGATAAACATTAGTATAGAATCCATTATCCCTGAACAAAATTTCTAGAGAATTCATGCAGAATTCAGAGCTTGCAAGACAGATTTTAATAAAGGAAAAGACTGACTAACAGCTGACTATGCGCCCCAGGAAAATTTCATCATAGGCACCAGTAAGTTTGGCAAGTTATTACTTGATGGATACTGACCTCATCACTGTGACAGAACATGGGGGTGAAAACATTCTCCAGGAGAGACAGGACATGCTCATAGGCCTCAAACAAACATCTCATCGTCTGTAGTTTCACCACCTCCACATGCGGGCCCTCAGCGACTAGAGAGCAGAACATAAAAAAGTGATTTATTTCAATAATTACAGTACTGTAATTGTGGTTTTCCTGCATAAAGTGTGTTCAAGTAATAATTCTTGTATTTATTATTAGGATGGATCTACAGCAGCAGTCTGTTTGCCTCTTTGAGAAACTGTAAGATGGTTTGATTCAGTGAGGATCTCTTTCACGCACTGTTGCGTATTTCTTCGACTATGAAGGGGTCAAAGCGGATCTTGTCGATGCTTTCATCCAAACAGTAGGTCTGATAAATCTTCTTCACCTCCTCGTGGAGCATTATCTTCTCCGAGTCTGACAGCTCTGGACACAGGATCCTGTCATTGAATTCCTCTGAAAAGTCAAACGAGTAAAGAATTGTCAGAGCTGTAAGACCCCGTAATGGTCAAGATTCTGCAGTTTGTGTGGACCTGATGACATCACATTGGTAATGGTTGGAAGTAGAAAATGATATGTTCCTATATTAATCCAAAATACTTAACCACTTGTTTTATTGTACTGAATGTCCAAAACACTGTATACTTGGGAGTTTGACATTTTCTACACATGCAAATATAGTTAAGAGTATAGTTAAAGGGAAAttatcacaattttcaacattatctcagaatcagaatcatgtttattggtcatgtaggattgcacatacatggaatttgactccgggttcatggctgtctcagtgtacttaacatagaataacaacactacaacacaccaATGTTCAGACATATACATAAGGATTGACGTATACAGGCGAAATAGgatgtgataaagtgcaatggtgcaatctttctctgttacagcaataacactccattagccttaatactgagcagtctgctGTGAGTCTCTGAAACGCTGCCGAAATTGTGTGGAAAAGTATCCGCCAGTGACATAACTTGCAGACAGTCCGTGAATATAAAAACGATACTTACTAGGTTGCTGAAAATGCGAAATCTgaaataagaaaatgtgaatatctCTATAAGAACAATGCTTCATTATACAGCCATATGTAGCATTGTTATTTACGTTTCCTTCATtgtcttcctatccatgttagatcagacttcaaggtgcttctgctgacttacaaaatcctaaatgggcttgccccatcatacctgtctgatctccttaaatcttaacattccatctcaagctctcaaaatacagggctcctgtgtgtacccaaagttaaaaagaagtaagctggtggcagggccttttcctatccggccctgttcttgtggaagaacctgcctgctgccatcagacaaccagagtctgctgagtcctttaaatccaaacttaacagatctttttgccttaacctacaattagttgcctttaaatggaatacttcacaacctgtactgcatggcgggacggtttctgtctcaatgaattta
The DNA window shown above is from Lampris incognitus isolate fLamInc1 chromosome 16, fLamInc1.hap2, whole genome shotgun sequence and carries:
- the LOC130126701 gene encoding sorting nexin-14-like isoform X1, which encodes MLFPYILPPKASDCRSLTLLMREVLAGSVFLPSMDYLADPDTVNHLILIFIDNSPPEEATEPTSTSVPFLQKYSDPRNKKPSVLKLELKEIREQQDLLFRFMNFLKQEGAVHVLQFCLTVEEFNDRILCPELSDSEKIMLHEEVKKIYQTYCLDESIDKIRFDPFIVEEIRNIAEGPHVEVVKLQTMRCLFEAYEHVLSLLENVFTPMFCHSDEYFRQLLRGAESPARNSKMSSSWDWSPESPSSLFTASGSSSPASFNSFHVQSTFTTSPYGSLTHRHSSPKNTSKRGESFGISRIGSKIKGVFKSTTMEGAMLPSYGLVEGEDDMVEEAMMVLEDDSPVEAASTPSTPRNLSAWNITIPYIDFYDDDVKRERIPVFCIDVERNDRKAVGHETEHWSVYRRYLEFYVLESKLTEFHGSFPDAQLPSKRIIGPKNYEFLTSKREEFQEYLQKLLQHPELSNSQLLADFLSPHSMESQFHDKMLPDVNLGKIIKSVPSKLIKEKGQHLEPFIQSFFNSCESPKPKPSRPELTILSPTSENDKKLFNDLFKNNANRSETAEKRHNQNYFMEMITVEGVYDYLMYVGRAVFHIPDWLHHLLMGGRILFKNTLEAYTDFYLQCKLDQVVQEHRLVSLITLLRDAVFCESSQSRSAQDKQRRAKRTFEEMISYIPDFLGKCIGEEAKYEGVRLLFDGLQQPILNKQLTYVLLDIAIQELFPELNKQVQKENSLMAPWM